One part of the Magallana gigas chromosome 5, xbMagGiga1.1, whole genome shotgun sequence genome encodes these proteins:
- the LOC105328353 gene encoding serine/arginine-rich splicing factor 7 isoform X2, whose product MGRSRSRSRSRSYERRRSRSASYDSRSPSPEEGYRVHVADLGIDPSKRDLERAFEKFGPLIEVWVARNPPCFAFIVYKYREDAEKALREMDGKPLSGGRIRCSLARPRTRGRRRRGFDPNLRCYTCGEKGHFSRDCAEIWRQRRRNRSRERKRRRTRTRSRSRSRSRSRRSRSRSRSRRDRSGSRSRSSRKDRDKKSRSRSPKRDKRKDSSSKSPRRSRDKSKDRSNRESSDKGSPPQGDQEQILDEIRPSYSRSRSRSAPRSERSHRSERSPRSERSARSGTRSPRADRDDNEED is encoded by the exons ATGGGAAGATCAAGATCAAGGAGTCGTAGTAGAAGCTATGAAAGAAGACGGAGCAGAAGTGCTAGTTACGACAGTAGAAGCCCCTCTCCAGAGGAAGGGTACAGGGTTCATGTGGCAGATCTAGGAATAGATCCATCCAAACGAGACCTTGAAAGAGCCTTTGAAAAATTTGGGCCACTCATAGAAGTGTGGGTTGCAAGGAACCCCCCATGTTTTGCTTTTATTGTATACAAGTACAGGGAAGATGCAGAAAAGGCTCTCAGAGAAATGGATGGCAA GCCTCTGTCGGGAGGAAGAATAAGGTGCTCTTTAGCTCGCCCTAGAACAAGGGGAAGAAGGAGGCGGGGATTTGACCCAAATTTGCGCTGTTACACCTGTGGTGAGAAAGGCCATTTTTCTCGTGACTGTGCTGAAATTTGGAGACAGAGACGACGAAACAGAAGTCG AGAGCGCAAGAGGAGAAGAACTAGGACAAGGTCAAGATCAAGAAGCAGATCAAGGTCACGAAGAAGCAGATCAAG ATCCCGATCTAGAAGAGACAG ATCAGGATCAAGATCAAGAAGCAGCAG GAAAGACAGGGACAAGAAATCTAGGTCAAGATCACCAAAGCGTGACAAACGCAAGGACTCTTCCTCCAAATCCCCAAGGAGGAGCAGAGACAAGTCCAAAGACAGAAGCAACAGGGAGAGCTCTGATAAAGGGAGTCCCCCACAAGGAGACCAGGAGCAAATTCTGGACGAGATCAGGCCCTCATACTCACGGTCCCGATCTAGGAGTGCTCCGAGGTCAGAAAGGTCACATAGGTCAGAAAGGTCACCGAGGTCAGAAAGGTCAGCTAGGTCTGGAACTAGAAGTCCCAGGGCTGATAGGGACGACAATGAGGAGGACTGA
- the LOC105328353 gene encoding serine/arginine-rich splicing factor 7 isoform X1 — protein MGRSRSRSRSRSYERRRSRSASYDSRSPSPEEGYRVHVADLGIDPSKRDLERAFEKFGPLIEVWVARNPPCFAFIVYKYREDAEKALREMDGKPLSGGRIRCSLARPRTRGRRRRGFDPNLRCYTCGEKGHFSRDCAEIWRQRRRNRSRYVEAETERKRRRTRTRSRSRSRSRSRRSRSRSRSRRDRSGSRSRSSRKDRDKKSRSRSPKRDKRKDSSSKSPRRSRDKSKDRSNRESSDKGSPPQGDQEQILDEIRPSYSRSRSRSAPRSERSHRSERSPRSERSARSGTRSPRADRDDNEED, from the exons ATGGGAAGATCAAGATCAAGGAGTCGTAGTAGAAGCTATGAAAGAAGACGGAGCAGAAGTGCTAGTTACGACAGTAGAAGCCCCTCTCCAGAGGAAGGGTACAGGGTTCATGTGGCAGATCTAGGAATAGATCCATCCAAACGAGACCTTGAAAGAGCCTTTGAAAAATTTGGGCCACTCATAGAAGTGTGGGTTGCAAGGAACCCCCCATGTTTTGCTTTTATTGTATACAAGTACAGGGAAGATGCAGAAAAGGCTCTCAGAGAAATGGATGGCAA GCCTCTGTCGGGAGGAAGAATAAGGTGCTCTTTAGCTCGCCCTAGAACAAGGGGAAGAAGGAGGCGGGGATTTGACCCAAATTTGCGCTGTTACACCTGTGGTGAGAAAGGCCATTTTTCTCGTGACTGTGCTGAAATTTGGAGACAGAGACGACGAAACAGAAGTCGGTACGTCGAAGCTGAAAC AGAGCGCAAGAGGAGAAGAACTAGGACAAGGTCAAGATCAAGAAGCAGATCAAGGTCACGAAGAAGCAGATCAAG ATCCCGATCTAGAAGAGACAG ATCAGGATCAAGATCAAGAAGCAGCAG GAAAGACAGGGACAAGAAATCTAGGTCAAGATCACCAAAGCGTGACAAACGCAAGGACTCTTCCTCCAAATCCCCAAGGAGGAGCAGAGACAAGTCCAAAGACAGAAGCAACAGGGAGAGCTCTGATAAAGGGAGTCCCCCACAAGGAGACCAGGAGCAAATTCTGGACGAGATCAGGCCCTCATACTCACGGTCCCGATCTAGGAGTGCTCCGAGGTCAGAAAGGTCACATAGGTCAGAAAGGTCACCGAGGTCAGAAAGGTCAGCTAGGTCTGGAACTAGAAGTCCCAGGGCTGATAGGGACGACAATGAGGAGGACTGA
- the LOC105328352 gene encoding serine/arginine-rich splicing factor 7, which yields MSRYRDSNLEGKIYVGDLSRDACEKDLERAFEYYGRLRNVWVARNPAGFAFVEYEDPRDADDAVRGMDGTTICGSRVRVEHSTGKVRPKPWLRGGRPPRSGGRRPFHPDDKCYECGGRGHYAYDCTRRGRSHRSSKRSRSRSRSRSRSPRRRSYSRSRSRSGSRPRYHTRSRTKSRSSSPPRRRTRSMSREGSSKHDDH from the exons ATGTCTCGATATAGGGACAGCAACCTGGAAGGAAAGATTTATGTTGGTGACCTGAGTCGTGATGCCTGTGAAAAAGACTTGGAGAGGGCATTTGAGTATTATGGCAGACTGAGAAATGTTTGGGTTGCACGGAATCCAGCAGGATTTGCCTTTGTAGAATATGAAGACCCAAGAGATGCTGATGATGCAGTTCGGGGCATGGATGGAAC tACAATTTGTGGTTCAAGAGTCAGAGTAGAACATTCTACAGGTAAAGTACGGCCCAAACCTTGGCTCCGAGGGGGAAGACCCCCCAGATCAGGGGGCCGTCGTCCATTTCACCCAGATGACAAGTGCTATGAATGTGGAGGAAGAGGACACTATGCATACGACTGCACAAGAAGGGGACGGTCCCACAGAAGTTCCAAAAGATCAAG GTCCAGATCCAGATCTCGATCCAGATCACCAAGAAGACGCAGTTACTCCAGGTCACGCAGCAGGAGTGGCAGCCGACCCAGGTACCACACCCGGAGTAGAACCAAGAGCAG GTCCTCCTCCCCACCCAGGAGACGAACTAGAAGTATGAGCAGGGAAGGAAGTTCAAAGCATGATGACCATTAG
- the LOC105340507 gene encoding uncharacterized protein isoform X1 — protein MCNECQSVDLKKMEFQHILCCLLVAVLVPSVQNVAVTTPPHHTQPIGQDHLLIVLQGMHHSDTFHQLPTTHKLMLVELLAAAEVDAVTHYIDTVGFDKFLLLVDAITKINATEAHRLEQYMIQELNQENPDGSGQSAIGRKRSLTDFLNKVHQNPAVQALSADEQALLDELLRAAQSHTLTPIIHREGYAKIIQLVEDISTQSDTHLFISYLVEHMHQEAAMHSSK, from the exons atgtgCAATGAATGTCAG agtgttgatttaaaaaaaatggaatttcaACATATCCTGTGCTGCCTCTTGGTCGCGGTACTAGTACCCTCGGTCCAAAATGTTGCAGTGACCACGCCACCTCACCACACCCAGCCAATCGGACAGGACCATCTGCTGATTGTTCTACAGGGCATGCACCATTCAGACACCTTCCACCAACTCCCGACCACTCACAAACTCATGCTGGTGGAACTACTTGCTGCCGCGGAAGTAGATGCTGTAACCCACTACATTGACACCGTTGGCTTCGACAAGTTCCTACTTTTGGTAGATG CCATTACAAAGATTAATGCCACAGAGGCGCACAGGCTTGAACAGTACATGATTCAG GAGCTGAACCAAGAAAATCCAGATGGCTCTGGCCAATCAGCAATTGGAAGAAAG AGGAGTCTTACAGATTTCCTCAATAAGGTACACCAGAATCCGGCCGTACAAGCCCTTTCCGCGGACGAGCAGGCTCTGTTAGATGAACTCCTCCGCGCTGCTCAGTCCCACACCCTGACCCCCATCATCCACCGAGAGGGGTACGCCAAGATCATCCAGCTGGTCGAAG ACATAAGTACCCAGTCCGATACACATTTGTTCATCTCCTACTTGGTCGAG cATATGCACCAAGAAGCAGCGATGCATTCATcgaaataa
- the LOC105340507 gene encoding uncharacterized protein isoform X2, whose amino-acid sequence MEFQHILCCLLVAVLVPSVQNVAVTTPPHHTQPIGQDHLLIVLQGMHHSDTFHQLPTTHKLMLVELLAAAEVDAVTHYIDTVGFDKFLLLVDAITKINATEAHRLEQYMIQELNQENPDGSGQSAIGRKRSLTDFLNKVHQNPAVQALSADEQALLDELLRAAQSHTLTPIIHREGYAKIIQLVEDISTQSDTHLFISYLVEHMHQEAAMHSSK is encoded by the exons atggaatttcaACATATCCTGTGCTGCCTCTTGGTCGCGGTACTAGTACCCTCGGTCCAAAATGTTGCAGTGACCACGCCACCTCACCACACCCAGCCAATCGGACAGGACCATCTGCTGATTGTTCTACAGGGCATGCACCATTCAGACACCTTCCACCAACTCCCGACCACTCACAAACTCATGCTGGTGGAACTACTTGCTGCCGCGGAAGTAGATGCTGTAACCCACTACATTGACACCGTTGGCTTCGACAAGTTCCTACTTTTGGTAGATG CCATTACAAAGATTAATGCCACAGAGGCGCACAGGCTTGAACAGTACATGATTCAG GAGCTGAACCAAGAAAATCCAGATGGCTCTGGCCAATCAGCAATTGGAAGAAAG AGGAGTCTTACAGATTTCCTCAATAAGGTACACCAGAATCCGGCCGTACAAGCCCTTTCCGCGGACGAGCAGGCTCTGTTAGATGAACTCCTCCGCGCTGCTCAGTCCCACACCCTGACCCCCATCATCCACCGAGAGGGGTACGCCAAGATCATCCAGCTGGTCGAAG ACATAAGTACCCAGTCCGATACACATTTGTTCATCTCCTACTTGGTCGAG cATATGCACCAAGAAGCAGCGATGCATTCATcgaaataa